One window from the genome of Methanobrevibacter sp. encodes:
- a CDS encoding exosome complex RNA-binding protein Csl4 codes for MSIEKKTIVMPGDKLGIIEQYLPGVGTYDDNGEIKSSVLGNVKINQKMKVISVVSDAKPALLKVGDIVYGQITDLKPQRASVKIECIKDNGRPLALPYMGAIHISQAKKDYLEKLSDAFRIGDIIQGKVVKITGDNVDLGSIDDDCGVIKAMCTRCRDFMHTTQKENELQCNTCNKKEKRKVSTNYING; via the coding sequence ATGAGTATAGAAAAAAAAACAATTGTAATGCCTGGAGATAAACTAGGAATTATCGAACAGTATCTTCCGGGAGTGGGTACTTATGATGACAATGGTGAAATCAAATCATCAGTACTTGGAAATGTTAAAATTAATCAAAAAATGAAGGTTATTTCTGTTGTGTCAGATGCCAAACCTGCTCTTTTAAAAGTTGGAGATATAGTATACGGCCAAATAACTGATTTAAAACCACAAAGAGCAAGCGTTAAAATCGAATGTATTAAAGATAATGGAAGGCCGTTAGCATTGCCTTACATGGGCGCAATACATATTTCACAAGCTAAAAAAGATTATTTGGAAAAATTATCCGATGCTTTTAGAATAGGAGACATTATTCAGGGAAAAGTTGTTAAAATTACTGGAGATAATGTCGATTTAGGTAGTATAGATGATGATTGTGGCGTGATAAAAGCTATGTGCACCCGTTGTAGAGATTTCATGCATACTACACAAAAAGAAAATGAACTTCAATGCAATACTTGTAATAAAAAAGAAAAACGTAAAGTATCTACAAACTACATTAATGGTTAA
- a CDS encoding DNA-directed RNA polymerase subunit L, with product MENFEIIEDKTLELTFVVKDESHGVCNALRHILMQNPDVEYAVYNIDHPLTGKPEMTIKTKRGKRPRNALQKAAKELQKESAEFKKLIDEAFE from the coding sequence ATGGAAAACTTTGAAATTATTGAAGATAAAACTTTAGAATTGACTTTTGTTGTAAAAGATGAAAGTCACGGAGTTTGCAACGCATTAAGACACATTTTAATGCAAAATCCTGATGTTGAATATGCTGTTTATAATATTGATCACCCTCTTACTGGAAAACCAGAAATGACTATTAAAACAAAAAGAGGCAAAAGACCAAGAAACGCATTGCAAAAGGCAGCAAAAGAACTCCAAAAAGAAAGTGCTGAATTTAAAAAACTTATTGATGAAGCTTTCGAGTAA
- a CDS encoding NUDIX hydrolase: MAKYKIPSITTDIFIFDENFNFILIKRKNNPYKNHWALPGGFVEYGECVETAAIREAKEETNIDVELKDLVNVYSNPDRDPRGHTITIAYTAKGDFSTGKADSDACDIHIFSPAKLDEINLAFDHAKIIKDCLNKVKSEK, translated from the coding sequence ATGGCAAAATACAAGATTCCATCCATAACAACCGATATTTTTATTTTTGATGAAAATTTTAATTTTATTTTAATTAAAAGAAAAAATAATCCTTATAAAAATCATTGGGCGTTACCTGGAGGATTTGTTGAGTACGGTGAATGTGTAGAAACTGCCGCAATAAGGGAAGCAAAAGAAGAAACAAACATTGACGTTGAACTAAAAGATTTAGTTAATGTTTACTCAAATCCCGACAGAGACCCAAGAGGACATACAATAACAATAGCATATACTGCAAAAGGGGATTTTAGTACTGGAAAAGCTGATAGTGATGCTTGTGATATTCATATATTTTCACCAGCCAAACTTGATGAAATCAATCTTGCTTTCGACCATGCGAAAATAATAAAAGACTGCTTAAATAAAGTTAAAAGTGAAAAATAA
- a CDS encoding transcription factor S, translating to MDFCPKCGAMMGPVDGVLKCNSCGYSEEKTIDDDKYKVSKKIEAKETVKMMGEDVDVNPRTEETCPECGNNTATYKLLQTRSADEAPTRIFKCTKCKHTWRAYD from the coding sequence ATGGATTTCTGTCCTAAATGTGGAGCAATGATGGGTCCTGTTGACGGAGTTTTGAAATGCAATAGTTGCGGATATTCAGAGGAAAAAACTATTGATGATGATAAATATAAAGTTTCAAAGAAAATTGAAGCAAAGGAAACTGTTAAAATGATGGGTGAAGATGTAGACGTCAACCCTAGAACAGAAGAAACCTGTCCTGAATGTGGAAACAACACTGCTACCTACAAATTATTACAAACTCGTAGTGCTGATGAAGCACCTACCCGTATTTTCAAATGTACAAAATGTAAGCATACCTGGAGAGCGTATGACTAA
- a CDS encoding topoisomerase IV yields the protein MKDSKEKEHRISNLKDLINNIKDDNVKSDLQEEDTELINYFNEDPVDFDALEIDDEFIYHPDEDKDDSVNLEEIPIDEDFIIKTPKEELEESVEISDFEETEDVMGDLSENFDYFVNAKIGKTPILAIISSILGVIFVITSIFIFESRSDRVIDNVASGETNVAFVIVLAMGILLLLYGIYRIFNMKNPIASITNSINDVDLKDEKEKDTVLKEETEKIIPKSNIPLDKESYKIGEFNIGDLKNKFKKPTPSKESPLEEEEIDDIPPAKKKDEDKKELTAEEIEDIEYKQTQLDSESIDDIFAEVEDIDEISADSKKDK from the coding sequence ATGAAAGATTCTAAAGAAAAGGAACATAGAATTTCTAATTTAAAAGACTTGATAAACAACATTAAAGACGATAATGTTAAGTCTGATTTGCAGGAAGAGGATACTGAATTGATTAATTATTTTAATGAAGATCCTGTGGATTTTGATGCATTGGAAATAGATGACGAATTTATTTACCATCCTGATGAGGATAAAGATGATTCTGTGAATTTAGAAGAAATTCCTATCGATGAAGATTTCATAATAAAAACTCCAAAAGAAGAATTAGAAGAATCAGTCGAAATATCTGATTTTGAAGAAACAGAAGACGTTATGGGTGACTTAAGCGAAAACTTCGATTACTTTGTTAACGCCAAAATAGGAAAAACACCTATTTTGGCAATTATTAGTTCAATATTGGGCGTTATATTCGTAATAACCTCCATTTTCATTTTCGAATCCAGAAGTGATAGAGTAATAGATAATGTGGCCTCCGGTGAAACAAACGTTGCTTTTGTTATAGTCCTTGCAATGGGAATTTTATTGTTACTCTACGGAATATACAGAATATTCAATATGAAAAATCCAATCGCTTCAATAACAAACAGCATCAATGATGTTGATTTAAAAGACGAAAAAGAAAAAGACACAGTTTTAAAGGAAGAAACTGAAAAAATCATTCCTAAAAGCAATATCCCCCTAGATAAAGAATCCTACAAAATAGGGGAATTTAACATAGGTGATTTGAAAAATAAATTTAAAAAACCAACTCCTTCTAAAGAATCTCCCCTCGAAGAAGAAGAAATTGATGACATTCCTCCGGCTAAAAAGAAAGATGAAGACAAAAAAGAATTGACTGCTGAAGAAATTGAAGATATTGAATACAAACAAACACAGCTCGATTCTGAAAGTATCGACGATATTTTTGCTGAAGTAGAAGATATTGATGAGATATCCGCTGATTCTAAAAAAGATAAATAA
- a CDS encoding helicase C-terminal domain-containing protein: MSNSMFCPNCGMLKSNCTCGKYPRKESKASTNLFSFSKPRSSSILDDEIPEVYSVDDYKLDEGTAAYIKELHPNIDDEIIENFPFDEPREGQLEIIQNINDAIKKGYKYIILEAGTGIGKSAIATTLAKMYESAYILTMTKQLQSQYSNEFQFPLVKGRGNFACLQDNLESSCDMGACKTTPTSSKFFCPYGVAKNPTLDAELAFEDSSGGTVFYQSSGHCHYWNQKANAVNSPITLMNYDYAIVELNYVKHFGTRSLLILDEAHNIENKLMSTMEVTLYNRTLENDINKRISPETLKDGELEDWKMEIEAIRDSYEDIDLKDVSKNKADRIRSTISRLKSLKNSLDKEPGNWVIDAEESGVTFKPLRVHHYAKNNLLKYGDVVIFMSATILSHKMFSKWLGLNPNEVYHIKVDSPFTKEKRPIILNLAGKMSANRIKNTAPKTIPILQEILKKHEGDKGLIHTHSYKCQQYITNNLYNSRLISHTSKNREQILDFFEKDENPLVLVSPSMGEGVDLPYDKCRFQVIYKMPFPYLGDKQVNMRMKRDKKWYAYKTVMTLMQAYGRGMRAEDDSCYTYIIDSDINMLFKSPMYRSLIPDFFKEAIVRL, encoded by the coding sequence TTAAAAAGTAATTGTACTTGCGGAAAATATCCTAGAAAGGAATCAAAAGCTTCAACAAATTTATTCAGTTTTTCAAAACCTCGCAGCTCGTCAATTCTGGATGATGAGATTCCTGAAGTGTATTCGGTAGATGATTATAAACTTGATGAAGGAACTGCAGCTTATATAAAAGAGCTACATCCTAATATTGATGATGAGATAATTGAAAACTTTCCATTTGATGAGCCTAGAGAGGGTCAACTTGAGATTATTCAAAATATTAATGATGCAATAAAGAAAGGTTATAAATACATAATACTGGAAGCAGGAACAGGTATCGGCAAATCTGCAATAGCTACAACACTTGCTAAAATGTATGAATCTGCCTACATTTTAACCATGACAAAACAGTTGCAGTCACAGTATTCCAACGAATTTCAATTCCCATTGGTTAAGGGAAGGGGCAATTTTGCCTGCCTGCAGGATAATCTGGAGTCAAGTTGTGATATGGGCGCTTGTAAAACAACACCTACCTCAAGTAAGTTTTTCTGCCCGTACGGCGTTGCCAAAAACCCAACATTGGATGCAGAATTGGCTTTTGAAGACTCATCTGGTGGAACAGTATTTTATCAGTCTAGCGGACATTGCCATTATTGGAATCAGAAAGCCAATGCTGTCAATTCCCCAATTACTTTAATGAATTATGATTATGCAATCGTTGAGCTTAATTATGTTAAACATTTCGGAACCCGTTCCTTGCTCATTTTAGATGAGGCCCACAATATTGAAAATAAATTAATGTCTACAATGGAGGTTACATTGTATAATAGGACTCTTGAAAATGATATTAACAAGAGAATTTCACCTGAAACCTTAAAGGATGGTGAACTTGAAGACTGGAAAATGGAAATTGAAGCAATCAGGGATTCTTATGAAGATATCGATTTAAAGGATGTAAGTAAAAATAAAGCCGACAGAATCAGGTCAACTATTTCCAGATTAAAATCTCTTAAAAATAGCCTTGACAAAGAACCTGGAAACTGGGTAATCGATGCAGAAGAGTCAGGCGTCACATTTAAACCATTAAGAGTTCATCATTACGCCAAAAATAACTTGTTGAAATATGGGGATGTTGTCATTTTTATGAGTGCAACTATTTTGTCTCATAAAATGTTTTCCAAATGGCTGGGATTAAATCCAAATGAGGTTTATCATATAAAAGTTGACAGTCCTTTTACAAAGGAAAAAAGACCTATTATTCTTAATTTAGCCGGAAAAATGTCTGCAAACAGGATTAAAAACACCGCTCCAAAAACAATCCCTATTTTGCAGGAGATATTAAAAAAACATGAGGGGGATAAGGGTCTAATTCACACGCACAGTTACAAATGTCAACAATATATTACTAACAATCTATACAATTCAAGGCTAATTTCCCATACATCAAAAAACAGGGAACAGATTTTGGATTTCTTTGAAAAAGATGAAAATCCTTTGGTTTTGGTTTCACCATCTATGGGTGAAGGTGTGGATTTGCCATATGATAAGTGTAGATTTCAAGTTATTTATAAAATGCCTTTCCCATATCTTGGAGATAAGCAGGTTAATATGAGGATGAAACGTGATAAGAAATGGTATGCATATAAAACTGTAATGACTTTAATGCAGGCATATGGTCGTGGAATGAGGGCAGAAGATGATTCCTGCTACACTTACATTATTGACAGCGATATTAACATGTTATTCAAAAGTCCGATGTATAGATCTTTAATTCCTGACTTTTTCAAGGAAGCTATTGTAAGACTTTAA